The Paraflavitalea devenefica DNA segment AGCTGCTTAAAGGTGCGCTGAAAGGTAGGCTGTGAGTTGAACCCGCAGTCGAACGCAATGCCGGTCATGGTAAGGTGTTGCAGGTCGGCCGCCACCACCCGCTTTTTGAATTCCCGGATGCGGTATTCATTGACAAATTCATTAAAGCTGGTGTGCAGGTGCTGGTTGAGGACGGCCGAGATGGTTTTGGGAGCAATACCCGTATGCCGTGACAACCCGGTAAGGTTGAGGGAGGGATCGAGGTAAAGTGTTTCCTGCTCCATGGCCTTTTTCAGGGCAGCGATGGTTTGCTGTACTACATCGGCCGGTATGGCAGCAGTGCTGCCCGTGGTTTTGCGGATGACTACCGGCAGGTTGTAGGTTACCAGTAATGCTTTGATGCCCAGCCAGTAGATGAGTACGGCCAGTGGAATGAATACAGGATACCAATCTACCAGTTGCAGCAGCCGGTTGCTGTACCGTGGAATGACATAAGGAATTAAATAAAGCAGCCATATAAACTGGAAAACGAGAAATACCCGTACAAACTGGCGTAGCCAGCGCAGGGTAACCCTATTTTCTGTTTCCACGCCACCGGCAGATGCTGTGGAGGGAAAAGCCGCCAGGTAGCGGGCAGAGAGCCATAGGTAAATGGTAAGCGACAGCCACCGGGGTATATCCACATATATATTGTACACATCCCTGTAATAATCCATTGGAATGGCCTTTTTTATGAGCCCTATCAGGATGCCACCTATGTATATTACCGCTGCTATTTGTGGCAGCACATCCAGCAACACGGAATAAAAGTGCTTGCGGTAGGGACGCAGGCGGAAATCCGGTTCAAGGCTGGCGCGGATGTAAAAGTATAGTAAGGGCCCCATGGGCATAATGATCATGAGAGGAATGAAAGCGTCTATAAAACCACCGAGGGTTGTGGTGTATAATATTGACTCCTGGAAAAGGCGAAGATCAAGGCAGGCAAGGGAGAAAAACCAGAGCATAAAGGCAAGCATCCGGTTGGCTTTTTGATGCCTTTTATTCCAAAAAAGTAAAGCACCCGTAATAAGCCCCTGAATCGCGCCCAGTGCTATAATTGTCTTTAATACACTTGTTATTGAAACCATGTTTTATATATCCTTTCAGAAGGTTAATAAACACCCTGCATTGGTTAATATTTGAGTATCTCAATCGTTGGCACCTTTTTAAATTTGAGTATTGCCCCGATGGGGCAATATTAATCCAAATTGAACATGCAAATAAAACGATCTGTACGTAACAGTACGCTTGCTGCAATGCTTGCCATGATGGCTGCACCGGCCATCGGCCAGGAATCTCAATCGCCACCCACCTCCCGTCCCAACCTTGCTATTGTAGCTACGCCCAGTGCTTCGGGCAGGTTTGGCGCTTCATTGGATGCGTTGAATGATGGCCTTACGCCTACCCCCTCCGGTAATAACCGGGGTGGCGGCAACCGGCAATTTCCCCGTTCCCAATACTGGGTACAGTATGAATGGGCGCAACCGGTAAGCACGAAGGAAATAGCGGTGTATTGGTGGAACTATAACAACGGCCTCCGCCTGCCGATGGCCTACCGCCTGCAATACTGGGATGGTAAGGATTTTGTGCCGGTAAAAAACGCCGCCGGTTTGGGCCTGACCAATAATCAATACAATACAACCACTTTTGATGAAGTAAAGACTACCCGGCTGCGGCTGGAGCTGGACTCAGCCGACAGGGCCAGCGCCACCCTGCTGGAATGGGCGGTGTATAAAACGGACAACTCCCCTGCCCCCGCTCCGCTGGTAATAGCAGGTCTGGACCGCGATGTAATGGTTGACGGTAAAACTTACCTGGCTGCTGCCATTAAATCGGTTACCCCTGTGGGTAAAATTGCCTGGGCCAAAGTATCCGGTCCCGGTACGGTTACCTTTAGCAATACCGGCGATAAAAATGCTACTGCACAATTCTCTGCTACCGGCAATTATGTGCTGAAGCTTACCGCCACAGAAGGTAATAACACCACCTCCTCCACGCTGAAAGTAAAGGTACACCAGCCTCCTAAGGAGAAGCGCCTGGATGTAGTGTACACCAAGCGCTATAAGATTGACAGCAAGCTGTGGAGCGACCGCGCCAAAGCGATGATCGTAAACTGGATACCTTTCTGTATTGATCAGAATGAACGCACTGATATCACTACCGGTGAGGGCGGCCTGGATAATTTTATTGAAGCTGCCAAAGCATTGCGGGGTGAACCACATGCCCGGCATAAAGGCTATGTATTTTCCAATGCCTGGGTACACCAAACGGTAGAA contains these protein-coding regions:
- a CDS encoding AraC family transcriptional regulator, whose product is MLAFMLWFFSLACLDLRLFQESILYTTTLGGFIDAFIPLMIIMPMGPLLYFYIRASLEPDFRLRPYRKHFYSVLLDVLPQIAAVIYIGGILIGLIKKAIPMDYYRDVYNIYVDIPRWLSLTIYLWLSARYLAAFPSTASAGGVETENRVTLRWLRQFVRVFLVFQFIWLLYLIPYVIPRYSNRLLQLVDWYPVFIPLAVLIYWLGIKALLVTYNLPVVIRKTTGSTAAIPADVVQQTIAALKKAMEQETLYLDPSLNLTGLSRHTGIAPKTISAVLNQHLHTSFNEFVNEYRIREFKKRVVAADLQHLTMTGIAFDCGFNSQPTFQRTFKQLTGMSPSEYRKSVIEKQE